In Bradyrhizobium erythrophlei, a single genomic region encodes these proteins:
- a CDS encoding efflux RND transporter permease subunit → MNISAPFIQRPIATALVMIGLLVSGLVAYPLLPVAALPNINYPTVTVTAQLPGADPQTMGATVASPLELQFGEIPGLTQMTSSSALGYTQITLQFELSRNLDGAVSDTLSAIQTASAYLPKNMPYPPMIRKVNPADTPILVLGISSDSLPITTVDAYAQNILLQKISQISGVGLVGIGGQQQPAVRVQVDPTALAARGINLEDVRTVLGQANVDLPKGQLNSPRQTFTLNTNDQLFDPAKYADLIIAYRNGSPVRIRDVGRAVSAGQNELIAGWENNKRAITLAVQRQPGANVIETVRRIKAMMPVLQASIPAAVKIDVISDRTQTIRASIEDVQFTLLLTIALVVMVIFVFLRSFWATIIPAVTVPLSLIGTFAILYEMGYTLDNLSLMALSIAVGFVVDDAVVEIENISRHIEEGLSPYDAAMKGSGEIGFTVMAITFSLIAVFIPLFLMSGYVGLLFREFAMTVSVALVLSLIISRTLTPMMCAYLLKPESHDHGRLYRFSERCFDGLLNLYEAGLKIVMRHRFITLMVMLGTVVMTGYLYVIIPKGFFPQQDTGLIIGQSEAAQDISYQAMTQRQQAMLDVIMKDPATQSVGAATGAGGGLYTINDGRLFIQLKPKAERGPIDQVIRRLQTSLAKIQGITLYMQAAQDITIGARLNKTQFQYTLNDADPGELNHWTDLFYQKIKALHTVTDVATDQLNGGPLLDITIKRDVASSYGILPYTIDNTLDDAFGQRIVSTIYTTLQQYHVILEVTPNFQYSPDALQNIYVKSSSGQQVPISTLVDSAIKVAPLVVNHTGQFPSVTISFNLAPGAAIGQAVSDIQAVEKGLHPPLSLQTSFQGNAQAFGASLKSTPILILASLFVIYLILGVLYESIIHPITIISTLPSAGVGALLLLMAAHFDLSVIAIVGIILLIGIVKKNGIMLVDFALQAEQVDGLSREEAIYQACIKRFRPILMTTMAALLGAVPMMIGTGVGSEIRQPLGYAIVGGLALSQVLTLYTTPVVYLYLDRLQTWLFGERHQAAALPEPAE, encoded by the coding sequence ATGAATATTTCCGCACCCTTTATTCAACGGCCGATCGCCACCGCTTTGGTCATGATCGGACTGCTCGTAAGCGGTCTGGTCGCCTATCCGCTGCTGCCGGTGGCGGCGCTGCCGAACATCAACTACCCGACGGTCACCGTGACGGCCCAGTTGCCGGGCGCCGACCCGCAGACCATGGGCGCCACCGTGGCATCGCCGCTGGAACTGCAGTTCGGCGAGATTCCTGGCCTCACGCAGATGACATCCTCGAGTGCGCTTGGCTACACCCAGATTACCCTGCAGTTCGAATTGAGCCGCAATCTTGACGGCGCGGTCAGCGATACGCTCTCGGCAATCCAGACCGCGAGTGCCTACCTGCCCAAGAACATGCCGTACCCTCCGATGATCCGGAAGGTCAATCCGGCCGACACGCCGATCCTGGTGCTCGGGATTTCCTCGGACAGCCTGCCGATCACGACGGTTGACGCTTATGCACAGAATATCCTGTTACAGAAGATCTCGCAGATCTCCGGCGTCGGGCTTGTCGGTATCGGCGGTCAGCAGCAACCGGCCGTGCGCGTTCAGGTCGATCCGACCGCGCTGGCGGCCCGCGGCATCAACCTTGAGGATGTCCGCACGGTGCTCGGCCAGGCGAATGTCGATCTTCCAAAAGGTCAGCTCAACAGCCCGCGCCAGACCTTCACGCTCAATACCAACGACCAACTCTTCGACCCTGCCAAATATGCCGACCTGATCATCGCGTACCGTAACGGATCGCCGGTCCGCATCCGCGATGTCGGCCGCGCCGTCAGCGCGGGACAGAATGAACTGATCGCCGGTTGGGAAAACAACAAGCGGGCCATCACACTCGCGGTGCAGCGCCAGCCCGGCGCCAACGTCATCGAAACGGTGCGGCGCATCAAGGCCATGATGCCAGTGCTGCAGGCTTCGATTCCGGCCGCCGTCAAGATCGATGTCATCTCCGATCGTACCCAGACCATCCGCGCGTCGATCGAGGACGTGCAGTTCACGCTGCTGTTGACTATCGCACTGGTCGTCATGGTTATCTTTGTTTTCCTGCGCAGCTTCTGGGCGACCATTATCCCGGCCGTGACGGTGCCGCTCTCGTTGATCGGCACTTTCGCGATCCTCTACGAGATGGGCTACACGCTCGACAATCTTTCCCTGATGGCTTTGTCGATCGCGGTCGGCTTTGTGGTCGACGATGCGGTCGTCGAAATCGAAAACATCTCGCGGCACATCGAGGAAGGCCTTTCGCCTTACGATGCGGCCATGAAAGGCTCCGGCGAGATCGGCTTCACGGTCATGGCGATCACCTTCTCCCTGATCGCCGTGTTCATTCCGCTGTTCCTGATGAGCGGCTATGTCGGCCTGCTGTTCCGCGAATTCGCGATGACCGTCAGCGTCGCGCTCGTGCTTTCACTCATCATTTCACGGACGCTGACGCCGATGATGTGCGCCTACCTGCTGAAGCCGGAGAGCCATGACCACGGCCGACTCTACCGGTTCTCGGAGCGCTGCTTTGACGGTCTGCTCAACCTCTATGAGGCCGGCCTGAAGATCGTGATGCGGCACCGCTTCATCACGCTGATGGTGATGCTCGGCACGGTGGTCATGACCGGGTATCTTTACGTCATTATTCCCAAGGGCTTCTTTCCCCAGCAGGACACCGGATTGATCATCGGTCAGTCGGAGGCGGCGCAGGACATCTCTTATCAAGCGATGACCCAGCGCCAGCAGGCCATGCTCGATGTCATCATGAAGGATCCCGCCACGCAATCGGTGGGCGCGGCAACGGGCGCCGGCGGTGGCCTCTACACGATCAACGACGGCCGTCTGTTCATCCAGCTCAAGCCGAAAGCCGAGCGCGGTCCGATCGATCAGGTGATCCGACGGCTGCAGACCAGCCTCGCAAAAATCCAGGGCATTACCCTTTATATGCAGGCCGCGCAGGACATCACGATCGGCGCGCGGCTGAACAAGACCCAGTTCCAGTACACGCTGAACGATGCCGATCCCGGCGAGCTCAATCACTGGACAGATCTGTTCTATCAGAAGATCAAGGCACTCCACACCGTCACCGACGTCGCCACCGACCAGCTCAATGGCGGGCCGCTGCTCGATATCACCATCAAGCGCGACGTCGCATCGAGCTACGGCATCCTGCCCTACACGATCGACAACACGCTGGACGACGCCTTTGGCCAGCGCATCGTCTCGACCATCTACACCACGCTGCAGCAGTACCATGTCATCCTGGAAGTTACTCCGAACTTCCAGTATTCGCCCGACGCTCTGCAAAACATCTACGTCAAATCATCGAGCGGGCAGCAGGTGCCGATATCGACGCTGGTGGACTCGGCCATCAAGGTCGCGCCGCTTGTGGTCAACCATACGGGACAATTCCCGTCGGTGACCATCTCGTTCAACCTTGCGCCGGGCGCTGCCATCGGCCAGGCCGTCAGCGATATTCAGGCGGTCGAAAAGGGGCTGCATCCGCCGCTGTCGCTGCAGACCAGCTTCCAGGGCAATGCGCAGGCTTTCGGAGCGTCGCTCAAGAGCACGCCGATCCTGATCCTTGCCTCGCTGTTCGTCATCTATCTGATCCTTGGCGTACTATATGAGAGCATAATCCACCCCATCACCATCATCTCGACATTGCCGTCGGCCGGCGTCGGCGCGTTGTTACTGCTGATGGCGGCTCATTTCGACCTCAGCGTCATCGCGATCGTCGGCATCATCCTGTTGATCGGAATCGTCAAGAAGAACGGCATCATGCTGGTCGATTTCGCGCTACAAGCCGAACAGGTCGACGGTTTGAGCAGGGAAGAAGCGATCTATCAGGCGTGTATCAAGCGCTTCCGCCCGATCCTCATGACCACGATGGCGGCGCTGTTGGGCGCGGTGCCGATGATGATCGGCACCGGCGTGGGCTCGGAGATCCGCCAGCCACTCGGCTATGCCATCGTCGGCGGTCTCGCGCTGTCGCAGGTGCTTACCCTCTACACGACGCCGGTCGTCTACCTCTATCTCGACCGCCTGCAGACCTGGCTGTTCGGCGAACGGCACCAGGCCGCAGCACTGCCAGAGCCGGCGGAATGA
- a CDS encoding winged helix-turn-helix domain-containing protein, translated as MRNQNIVRDMVERRGADPAATVLAPAKHYALATRRGRRQLRDTLRTSPGSGDLTELNLHVDGFSVVVRFFPDGVSAKRGSGRLAAETQSLLLSALETVIRGSSQPASRLSAQPVPAVTETVLDAEAASVPQMAAAPTVLRVGPLELDLLERTARRGDRVIALRPREFGLLRYMMERNDKLLTRAKLLQEVWNYKFVPETNLVDVHMGRLRRKVDGPNEPAMIRSVRGAGFVLSANPLIQS; from the coding sequence ATGCGAAATCAAAATATCGTCCGCGATATGGTCGAACGACGAGGTGCCGATCCAGCCGCCACAGTGCTCGCGCCAGCGAAACACTACGCGCTGGCGACGCGGAGAGGCCGTCGCCAGCTGCGCGACACCTTGCGGACTTCGCCTGGGTCGGGCGATTTGACGGAGTTGAATTTGCACGTCGACGGCTTTTCGGTCGTTGTCCGCTTTTTCCCCGACGGCGTTTCGGCGAAGCGAGGATCCGGACGCCTCGCCGCGGAAACCCAGTCATTGCTGTTGAGCGCGTTGGAGACGGTTATTCGCGGATCGAGCCAGCCGGCGTCACGCCTTTCGGCGCAGCCGGTGCCGGCCGTGACGGAGACTGTTTTGGACGCAGAAGCCGCCTCGGTTCCGCAAATGGCCGCGGCTCCGACCGTGCTGCGCGTCGGGCCCCTGGAGCTTGACCTTCTCGAGCGCACGGCCAGGCGTGGCGATCGCGTGATTGCGCTGCGCCCGCGGGAGTTTGGCCTGCTGCGCTACATGATGGAGCGCAACGACAAGCTACTGACGCGAGCAAAGCTTCTGCAGGAGGTCTGGAACTACAAGTTCGTTCCGGAAACGAATCTGGTCGACGTTCACATGGGACGGCTTCGGCGCAAGGTGGATGGACCAAATGAACCGGCGATGATTCGCAGCGTTCGCGGTGCCGGCTTCGTTCTGAGCGCCAATCCTCTCATTCAAAGCTGA
- a CDS encoding cytochrome-c peroxidase, protein MIRALSVLAAAAVPLLGSAMLSARDSATPLSTTALQEIARVENEIERIEQESIDRLTSPPENQVQQIELLGKLLLFDKELSVNRNEACAFCHMPEAGFAGPVSEINRTTGSYPGSVRTRFSERIPQTHSYAPLSPVLHYDDLKDDLVGGNFWDMRATGRRLGNPAAEQAEGPPTNPVEMGLADFSCAVYRASSRPYRTLFERVWGPQAFEVAWPANTAAVCDSPGPPAADDPLPVHLTPADRGRAAATFDQMAQSIASYEASHEVSPFSSKYDAVQAGKAQFTALEQQGYDVFRGKAKCNLCHRDGGPGEEPMFTDYTASNIGTPANPDLPYYAEGKPDDRGYVANRSGAAFVDFGVGGFLADGHPLSQPSAVDARWKPLAPQNRGHFKVPTLRNVDKRPSADFVKAYGHNGYFKSLKQIVHFYNTRDVLPRCSARGTGEGTACWPAPETTDNLNKSKVGNLQLSNEEEDALVAFLQTLTDGFHPAERK, encoded by the coding sequence ATGATACGAGCACTTTCCGTTCTCGCTGCTGCCGCAGTCCCGCTATTGGGATCGGCAATGCTTTCGGCGCGCGACAGCGCCACGCCGCTTTCTACGACAGCTCTCCAAGAGATCGCACGCGTCGAAAACGAGATCGAGCGCATCGAGCAGGAAAGCATCGATCGCCTGACGTCGCCTCCCGAGAATCAGGTGCAGCAGATCGAATTGCTTGGGAAATTACTGCTCTTCGACAAGGAGCTCTCGGTCAATCGAAACGAAGCCTGCGCCTTCTGCCATATGCCGGAAGCCGGCTTCGCGGGGCCAGTCTCCGAAATCAACCGAACCACGGGATCCTATCCCGGATCGGTCAGGACCCGATTCAGCGAGCGTATCCCGCAGACGCATAGCTATGCGCCGCTGTCTCCGGTGCTTCACTACGATGATTTGAAGGACGACCTGGTCGGCGGCAATTTCTGGGATATGCGCGCGACCGGAAGGCGTCTCGGCAATCCCGCCGCCGAACAGGCTGAAGGGCCGCCGACAAACCCGGTCGAAATGGGATTGGCCGACTTTTCCTGCGCGGTTTACCGTGCCTCCAGTCGGCCCTACCGGACTCTGTTTGAGAGGGTCTGGGGTCCTCAGGCATTCGAGGTCGCCTGGCCGGCCAATACGGCCGCCGTCTGCGACAGTCCTGGACCGCCGGCTGCCGACGATCCGTTGCCGGTTCATCTGACCCCGGCCGACCGGGGGCGGGCCGCCGCAACGTTCGACCAGATGGCGCAGTCCATCGCGAGCTACGAGGCCTCGCACGAGGTGTCGCCGTTCTCCTCGAAGTACGACGCGGTTCAGGCCGGCAAGGCGCAATTCACCGCCCTCGAGCAGCAGGGATATGACGTGTTCAGAGGCAAGGCGAAATGCAACCTCTGTCATCGTGACGGCGGACCAGGCGAGGAGCCGATGTTCACCGATTACACCGCCAGCAATATCGGCACCCCCGCAAACCCTGACCTGCCGTATTATGCCGAGGGCAAACCCGACGATCGTGGCTACGTCGCCAACAGGAGCGGCGCTGCTTTCGTCGATTTCGGCGTGGGCGGCTTTCTGGCGGATGGCCACCCGCTCAGCCAGCCTTCGGCGGTCGATGCGCGCTGGAAACCGCTGGCGCCCCAGAACCGCGGCCACTTCAAGGTGCCGACGCTGCGCAACGTCGACAAGCGTCCGAGCGCTGACTTCGTCAAAGCGTACGGCCACAACGGCTACTTCAAGAGCCTGAAGCAGATTGTGCACTTCTACAATACGCGCGACGTGCTGCCGCGCTGCTCGGCGCGCGGCACGGGCGAGGGCACCGCCTGCTGGCCGGCGCCGGAAACCACCGATAACCTCAACAAGAGCAAGGTCGGCAATCTGCAGCTGTCGAACGAGGAAGAAGACGCGCTGGTGGCGTTCCTGCAGACGTTGACCGACGGATTTCATCCCGCCGAACGAAAGTAG
- a CDS encoding efflux RND transporter periplasmic adaptor subunit yields the protein MKRKTIIPAALVMTAVVAGGLFYLLHVRPLQEAVAAPIPPAPVPVVATTVAQHDVPVYLTGVGTVIAYNTDVVRAQIQGQIISINFTEGQNVHAGDLLAQIDPRPYQAMIDQYTGQLERDQAQLMNAQANQKRYNQLGNQGWATQQLVETQNAQVGELQGAIKTDQALIQASKVQLSYTQLTAPIDGVVGIRQIDIGNIISPSTASGLCVVTQIDPISLIFTLPETVLPQIQEQQEKTKGALKVLAYSQDNTIKLDEGELGLVNNEILQTTGSIQLKANFSNKGNRLWPGELVNARLLLDTRHNGLTIPAAVVQQGPKGPYAWVIKPDNTVAIRQIKVAQISDGQALIDSGLDANEQVVVDGQYKLQPGAHVQLLHGKAAEEAAAQDAMQAPIP from the coding sequence ATGAAAAGGAAGACCATTATTCCCGCTGCCCTGGTCATGACTGCCGTCGTGGCCGGCGGTCTTTTCTACCTCCTGCACGTTCGGCCTTTACAGGAGGCCGTAGCTGCGCCCATTCCGCCGGCTCCGGTGCCGGTCGTTGCCACGACCGTCGCCCAACATGACGTCCCGGTCTATCTCACCGGCGTTGGAACCGTGATCGCCTACAATACCGACGTCGTGCGCGCCCAGATCCAGGGACAAATCATCAGCATCAACTTTACCGAAGGCCAGAACGTGCACGCCGGCGACCTGCTCGCGCAGATCGACCCGCGTCCCTATCAGGCGATGATCGATCAATACACCGGGCAACTGGAGCGCGATCAGGCCCAGCTGATGAACGCCCAGGCCAATCAGAAACGCTACAATCAGCTCGGAAACCAGGGCTGGGCCACCCAACAACTGGTGGAAACACAGAATGCGCAGGTCGGCGAACTACAGGGAGCGATCAAGACCGACCAGGCCCTGATCCAGGCCTCGAAGGTACAGCTCAGCTACACGCAACTGACGGCACCGATCGATGGCGTCGTCGGCATTCGTCAGATCGACATTGGCAACATCATCAGTCCGTCGACTGCAAGCGGCCTTTGCGTCGTGACGCAGATCGACCCGATTTCCCTGATCTTCACGCTTCCCGAGACGGTGCTGCCGCAGATTCAGGAGCAACAAGAGAAGACCAAGGGCGCGCTCAAGGTTCTCGCCTACAGCCAGGACAATACGATCAAGCTGGACGAGGGCGAGCTCGGCCTCGTCAACAATGAAATCCTGCAGACGACCGGCTCGATCCAGCTCAAAGCGAACTTTTCCAACAAGGGCAACCGGCTTTGGCCGGGCGAGCTCGTCAATGCACGGCTGCTGCTCGACACGCGGCATAATGGCCTGACGATTCCGGCCGCTGTGGTGCAACAAGGTCCGAAAGGACCCTACGCCTGGGTCATCAAACCCGACAACACCGTAGCAATCCGTCAGATCAAGGTCGCGCAGATCAGCGACGGCCAGGCGCTGATCGACTCCGGGCTCGACGCTAACGAGCAGGTCGTCGTCGACGGACAATACAAACTGCAGCCGGGCGCGCATGTCCAACTGCTGCACGGCAAAGCCGCTGAAGAAGCTGCTGCCCAGGACGCAATGCAGGCTCCGATCCCATGA
- a CDS encoding PAS domain-containing protein, producing MMRSESRPPLSATHGWFAYAVPILSVAIATVATAIMSYFFTPEPIGLLLLSAVIATAWLAGLGPALFAILLALTVFQYNIAPPANLFVWKQTFFEVNFSEAPRLVMFTIVSLIVSFVITAQSSATEALRRSRDDLQTALEGLRRTETALLKTETYLTEAQRLNQSGSFGWKVSRGEIFWSEQAFRIFGVDPATTPTLELILQCTHPDDRAAVQAMIDRALRDGGDFEHQYRLLMPDGSVKHVHAMAHATETASGTEFVGAVTDVTATREVERKLRLSESYLAESQHLSHTSSWAWDQRQKEFVYTSNEIVHLFGFEQVEESRRLKAYRDRILDEDLPSVKEATRRAFINKTDLNVTYRIRLPDGSVKHIQTVGHPVLDSEGTVIQLVGTNVDITEQHEAKEKLISAFDEIKRSQDHLQLVTDTIPILVWRARADGVPDFLNKQALDFTGLVPGEIELDWPRAFHPHDKKDMYVKWTTIRESGKRGSLEARLRRFDGTYRWFLFEAEPLRDQTGNIVSWYGSATDIEDRKLAELSLRESERRFRDYAETASDWLWETGPDHRITRISEHINVVGLTRSHLPGITRWEVASDVEAEPEKWRRHRETLDAHWPFRDFVYGIINESGSQVYVRTSGKPVFDAEGLFIGYRGTGNDITASIRADQAEQALRKAQAELAHVTRVTMLGELTASIAHEVNQPLAAVVANAEASLRWLNRETPDLAAARRSIEWVVNDGCRASDVIRRVRALATKSDIETARLNLNQVVDEAIKLVERELIKNDVSLQTELAPSLPEILGDRVQLQQVIINLLMNAIEAMEPLTGRPRELLVRSASGDTGQLIVSVTDSGVGISAENANRLFNAFFTTKSSGLGMGLSICRSIVEAHGGRMSASSNEGPGATFQFALPIHQEDV from the coding sequence ATGATGCGTTCTGAATCCCGCCCGCCATTGTCGGCGACGCACGGTTGGTTCGCCTACGCGGTTCCTATCCTTTCGGTCGCAATCGCGACCGTGGCGACTGCGATCATGTCCTATTTCTTCACGCCCGAGCCGATCGGACTACTGCTGCTCAGCGCCGTGATCGCAACGGCATGGCTTGCAGGGCTTGGTCCGGCGCTTTTTGCGATCCTGCTCGCGCTAACTGTTTTTCAGTACAACATCGCACCACCCGCCAATCTATTTGTCTGGAAACAGACGTTCTTTGAAGTTAACTTCTCGGAAGCGCCGCGTCTGGTGATGTTCACCATCGTTTCGCTGATTGTTTCCTTCGTCATCACCGCACAGAGCAGTGCCACGGAAGCTCTTCGACGCTCGCGCGATGATCTGCAGACGGCGCTCGAAGGCTTGAGGCGCACTGAAACGGCATTGCTAAAGACCGAAACATATCTGACCGAGGCCCAAAGACTGAACCAGTCTGGCAGTTTCGGATGGAAGGTGTCGCGCGGCGAGATTTTCTGGTCTGAGCAGGCATTTCGAATCTTTGGCGTCGATCCGGCGACGACGCCAACCCTCGAATTAATCCTGCAGTGCACGCATCCCGATGATCGAGCCGCTGTTCAAGCGATGATCGACCGGGCCTTGAGAGATGGCGGCGATTTCGAGCATCAGTATCGACTATTGATGCCGGACGGCTCTGTGAAGCACGTCCATGCGATGGCTCACGCGACGGAGACTGCGTCAGGAACCGAATTTGTCGGGGCAGTAACCGATGTGACGGCCACGCGGGAAGTCGAGCGGAAATTGAGGCTTAGCGAATCTTATCTGGCCGAGAGCCAGCATCTCAGCCATACCAGCAGCTGGGCCTGGGATCAGCGTCAAAAGGAATTCGTCTATACGTCGAACGAAATCGTCCATTTGTTCGGGTTCGAGCAGGTCGAAGAGTCCCGTCGGCTGAAGGCCTATCGCGATCGCATCTTGGACGAGGATTTGCCCAGCGTGAAGGAGGCCACGCGGCGCGCCTTCATCAACAAGACGGACCTCAACGTCACCTACCGGATCAGACTTCCCGACGGATCGGTCAAGCACATCCAGACTGTCGGCCATCCCGTGCTCGACAGCGAGGGGACAGTGATCCAGCTGGTCGGCACAAACGTCGACATCACGGAGCAGCACGAAGCAAAAGAGAAGCTGATAAGTGCTTTTGACGAGATCAAGAGATCTCAGGATCACCTGCAACTGGTGACCGATACAATTCCGATCCTGGTCTGGCGCGCGCGCGCCGACGGGGTTCCCGACTTTCTCAACAAGCAAGCCCTCGATTTCACAGGCCTGGTGCCAGGTGAGATCGAGCTGGACTGGCCGCGCGCCTTCCACCCCCACGACAAGAAGGACATGTATGTGAAGTGGACCACGATCCGGGAATCCGGAAAGCGGGGCAGCCTTGAAGCTCGCCTGCGGCGCTTCGACGGCACCTATCGGTGGTTTCTGTTCGAGGCGGAGCCGCTGCGCGATCAGACGGGCAATATCGTCAGCTGGTACGGCTCGGCAACCGATATCGAGGACCGCAAGCTTGCCGAGTTATCCCTTCGCGAGAGCGAACGGCGTTTCCGTGACTATGCGGAGACGGCATCCGACTGGCTCTGGGAAACGGGGCCGGACCACCGGATCACAAGGATATCGGAGCACATCAATGTTGTTGGTTTGACCAGATCACACCTGCCGGGCATAACGAGGTGGGAGGTTGCATCCGACGTGGAGGCCGAGCCGGAAAAGTGGCGGCGACATCGGGAGACGCTGGATGCCCATTGGCCATTTCGGGATTTCGTCTACGGCATCATCAACGAAAGCGGATCCCAGGTCTACGTCCGGACCAGCGGCAAGCCGGTATTCGACGCCGAAGGCCTTTTCATCGGCTATCGCGGCACCGGGAACGACATTACCGCGTCGATCCGCGCCGACCAGGCCGAGCAGGCCCTGCGCAAGGCGCAAGCCGAGCTCGCGCATGTGACGAGGGTAACGATGCTGGGCGAGCTTACCGCTTCGATCGCCCACGAAGTCAACCAGCCGCTTGCCGCTGTCGTTGCCAATGCGGAGGCTTCGCTGCGCTGGCTCAATCGCGAAACACCCGACCTCGCGGCCGCGCGCCGCTCGATCGAATGGGTGGTCAACGACGGTTGCCGCGCCAGCGACGTGATCCGGCGCGTTCGCGCGCTCGCCACGAAATCCGACATTGAAACCGCCAGGCTGAATCTCAATCAGGTCGTCGACGAAGCCATCAAGCTTGTCGAACGTGAGTTGATCAAGAACGACGTCTCGCTGCAAACCGAGCTTGCGCCGTCGCTGCCCGAGATACTCGGTGACCGCGTTCAGCTGCAACAGGTGATCATCAACCTCTTGATGAACGCCATTGAGGCGATGGAGCCGCTCACCGGTCGGCCGCGGGAACTTTTGGTTCGCTCCGCCAGCGGCGACACCGGCCAGCTGATTGTGAGCGTCACGGACAGCGGCGTAGGCATTTCAGCTGAAAACGCCAACCGTCTGTTTAATGCCTTCTTCACCACCAAATCGAGCGGGCTCGGCATGGGACTGTCGATCTGCCGGTCGATCGTGGAAGCTCACGGCGGACGCATGTCTGCATCAAGCAATGAGGGACCTGGGGCAACCTTTCAATTCGCCCTGCCCATTCATCAAGAGGATGTGTGA
- a CDS encoding DUF2158 domain-containing protein — protein MFRTKQLAMMALAAMVVLSQPFARPAYSAPAISEHAADEASASPLLQGDLVRLRSGGPLMTIETVRGAVVDCIWTDPNGQTNEATFPAKVLQKN, from the coding sequence ATGTTCCGGACCAAGCAACTTGCGATGATGGCCTTGGCGGCAATGGTGGTGCTGAGCCAGCCCTTTGCCCGTCCTGCCTACTCGGCCCCAGCGATTTCGGAGCACGCGGCTGACGAGGCCAGCGCCTCTCCCCTGCTGCAGGGCGATCTCGTGCGTCTGCGCTCGGGTGGACCGCTGATGACGATCGAAACCGTCAGGGGCGCCGTCGTTGACTGCATCTGGACCGATCCGAACGGCCAGACCAATGAGGCGACTTTCCCCGCCAAGGTGCTTCAGAAAAACTGA
- a CDS encoding aldo/keto reductase, producing the protein MNQSQASQADMEYVDISGTTIRASRIALGTWAIGGWMWGGSDEREAIKTIHSALDRGINLIDTAPVYGFGHSEEIVGKALAMDGRRERALIATKVGLNWKDSKPFRDARKTRIVEEVENSLRRLRTDVIDLYQVHWPDPDTPIAEVAESMASLHRAGKIRAIGVSNFSPAQMDEFSKVAPLHTAQPPYNLFERAIEQDVLPYCRDRDIAVLAYGSLCRGLLSGRMSPTTQFTGDDLRKSDPKFVAPRFGQYLAAVDELDRIAKARFGRRVIHLAVRWVLDRNKMNIALWGARRADQLSPIAGALGWRLDSEVMAEIDSILDKTIENPIGPEFMAPPNRVAA; encoded by the coding sequence ATGAACCAATCACAAGCAAGCCAGGCCGACATGGAATATGTCGATATCTCCGGCACCACGATCCGCGCTTCGCGAATTGCGCTGGGCACATGGGCCATCGGCGGCTGGATGTGGGGCGGCAGCGACGAACGCGAGGCCATCAAGACCATTCACAGCGCGCTCGACCGCGGCATCAATCTGATCGACACCGCACCTGTCTACGGTTTCGGGCATTCGGAAGAGATCGTCGGAAAGGCACTGGCGATGGACGGACGGCGCGAGCGCGCGCTCATCGCGACCAAAGTCGGCCTCAACTGGAAGGACAGCAAGCCGTTTCGCGACGCGCGAAAGACCCGCATTGTCGAAGAAGTCGAGAATTCCCTGCGCCGGCTTCGAACCGACGTGATCGACCTCTACCAGGTTCACTGGCCCGATCCCGACACGCCGATCGCCGAAGTCGCCGAATCCATGGCCTCCTTGCATCGCGCTGGAAAGATCCGCGCGATCGGCGTCAGCAATTTCAGCCCCGCCCAGATGGACGAATTCAGCAAGGTGGCGCCGCTTCACACCGCGCAGCCGCCGTACAACCTGTTCGAGCGCGCGATCGAGCAGGACGTGCTTCCCTATTGCCGCGATCGCGATATCGCGGTGCTCGCCTATGGTTCGCTCTGCCGCGGGCTTTTGTCGGGCCGCATGTCGCCGACCACCCAGTTCACCGGCGACGACCTTCGCAAGAGCGATCCGAAATTTGTCGCCCCGCGGTTTGGCCAATATCTCGCCGCCGTCGACGAGCTCGACCGTATCGCGAAAGCGCGCTTCGGCAGGCGGGTGATTCATCTCGCCGTGAGATGGGTGCTCGACCGCAACAAGATGAACATCGCCCTGTGGGGCGCCCGGCGCGCCGATCAGCTTTCGCCGATCGCAGGTGCCCTCGGATGGCGCCTCGACAGCGAGGTGATGGCCGAGATCGACAGCATCCTCGACAAGACGATCGAGAATCCGATCGGGCCCGAGTTCATGGCGCCGCCAAATCGTGTGGCTGCCTGA
- a CDS encoding cupin domain-containing protein gives MSNSNPIRIVRPDQFDLGTAQTSGSQRRAAIAPEVGVTSALWGGIFEVEPGARTGVHHHGSQETVAFVLSGRCEVRWGENGEFTALACAGDFIHVPAFLPHMEINPSKVHPFRWVVVRSTPKPIVVNLPDAVWP, from the coding sequence ATGAGCAACAGCAACCCGATCCGAATCGTTCGTCCCGATCAATTCGATCTCGGGACGGCGCAGACGTCCGGCTCGCAGCGCCGCGCTGCGATTGCACCGGAAGTTGGCGTCACCTCCGCGCTGTGGGGCGGCATTTTCGAAGTCGAGCCTGGCGCGCGGACCGGCGTTCACCATCACGGAAGCCAGGAGACGGTTGCCTTTGTGCTTTCGGGAAGGTGCGAGGTCCGCTGGGGAGAGAACGGCGAATTCACAGCGCTGGCGTGCGCCGGCGATTTCATTCATGTCCCCGCTTTCCTGCCGCACATGGAGATCAACCCGTCGAAAGTGCATCCCTTCCGCTGGGTCGTCGTTCGAAGCACGCCAAAGCCCATTGTCGTCAACCTGCCGGACGCCGTCTGGCCGTGA